From the genome of Elusimicrobiota bacterium:
GTGTTGATTTACCAAAAGAGAAAAGAATAGATATCGGGCTTGCCTATATTTACGGGATTGGCAGGGTATTAGCAACAAAAATTCTGGCTGATGCACAGGTTGACCCAGCCAAACGGGTAAAAAATCTTACTGAAACCGAGGTTAGCAAAATCGCCTCAATTATTGCATCTGAGTATAAAGTAGAAGGTGATTTAAGACGAGAAGTTGTTGG
Proteins encoded in this window:
- the rpsM gene encoding 30S ribosomal protein S13; translation: MARIAGVDLPKEKRIDIGLAYIYGIGRVLATKILADAQVDPAKRVKNLTETEVSKIASIIASEYKVEGDLRREVVGNIKRLQEIGTYRGLRHRRNLPVRGQRTRTNARTKRGKRKTVGAVKAEIKKERETKKGR